The nucleotide sequence CTGTCCAAGGCGCCGCTGCCGGACTGGGTGTTCCAGGGGCCGGTGGCCGAGGCGGGCGGCGTGCACACGCCCGAAGGATCGTGGAACCCGACCACCGGCCGCTTCGAGCCGCGCCGGCTGCTGCCGGTGTACCGGCGCCAGCACTTCCCCGAGTCCGTGCTGGGCAGCAACGCGCCGCGATACGAGACCGCGGGCAAGACGCTGCACGAGGACGCCAGCATCCGGCTGTGGACGCTGGACGCGGACCAGGATGGGCCCTTCGGTGGCCAGGTGCTCATCGCCAGCATCAAGACCAAGATGCATGCCATCAGCCCCGAGGTGTGCGAAGGGCTGACGCAGGCGGTCGAACTGGCCGAGAAGGCCTACCAGGGCCTGGTGGTCTGGTCCGGCGACGAGCCGTTCTCGGTGGGCGCCGACCTGCAGGCCATGCTGCCGGCCTTCATGGCGGTGGGCGTGAGCGCGATCGAGGATGCCGAAGGCTTCATGCAGCAGACCATGCTGAAGCTGCGCTATGCCGCCGTGCCTGTGGTCTCGGCCATCCGCGGCATGGCCCTGGGCGGCGGCTGCGAGCTGGCGGTGTACTCGTCGCGCCGGGTCGCCGCGATGGAAAGCTACATCGGCCTGGTCGAGGTCGGCGTGGGCCTGGTGCCCGGCGCCGGCGGCCTGACCTACATCGCGCGCCGCGCGGCCGAGAACTCGCAGCTGTCCACCGACAAGGACATCCTGAAGTTCCTGACCGAGGGCTTCACCGCGGCCGCCATGGCCAAGGTCGGCACCAGCGCCCTCGAGTCGCGCAAGCTGGGCTACCTGCTGGACAGCGACCTCATCGTGCCCAACAAGGACGAGCTGCTCTACGTGGCGATCAACGAGGCCAAGGCGATGGCCGACGCCGGCTGGCGGCCGCCGCACCGCCGCATGTTCCCGGTGGCGGGCCGCAGCGGCAAGGCCACCATCCAGGGGCAGCTGGTCAACATGCGCGACGGCGGCTTCATCAGCGCGCACGACTTCCGCATCGCCTCGCTGATCGCCCACGTGGTGACCGGCGGCGACGTGGACGCCGGCACGCTGGTGACCGAGGAGTACCTGATGACCCTGGAGCGCCAGGCCTTCTGCGAGCTGGTGCAGTACCCCAAGACGCAGGAGCGGATCCTGGGGATGCTGAGCACGGGCAAGCCCGTGAGGAACTGAACTCGGTTTTCCTCCTTCCCCCTCCGGGGGAAGGTCGGGATGGGGGCGCTCCGATGCGACAACAGGCCACTTCAAAAGTCCATGCCAATGCCCGCGCCTTGCGTGCGAGCATGACTGACTCCGAGCGCAAGCTCTGGTTACGGTTGCGAATGGAGCAGTTGGGAGCGAAGTTCCGGCGCCAGCATCCTCTTGGCAACTACGTTGCCGACTTCGCGTGTCTCGCGCCGAGGCTGATTGTGGAGCTAGACGGCTCCCAACATGCCGAGCAGGTCGACTACGACCGGCGGCGCGAGGCATTCTTCCGGGAGCATGGATTCCAGGTCCTCCGGTTCGCCAGTGACGAACCCCTGAGGAACATCGAAGGCGTGCTGACGGTCATCGTTGAACAACTCAGGGAGGCGGCTGATCGCCCCCACCCCAGCCCTCCCCCGGAGGGGGAGGGAGCCAATACCAGGAGCCCGTGATGAAACAGATCCAAGACGCCTACATCGTCGCCGCCACCCGCACGCCCATCGGGCGGTCGCATCGCGGCTTTTTCAGGAACACGCGGCCGGACGACCTGCTGGCCACGGCGCTGCGCTCGGCGCTGGCCCAGGTGCCGGGCCTGGACCCGCAGGCCATCGAGGACGTGGTCTGCGGCTGCGCCATCCCGGAGGCGCAGCAGGGGCTGAACGTGGCGCGCATCGGCGCGGTGCTGGCCGGGCTGCCCAAGAGCGTGGGCGGCATCACCGTCAATCGCTTCTGCGCCTCCGGCCTGTCCGCCGTGCAGATGGCGGCCGACCGCATCCGCGTGGGCGAGGCCGACGTGATGATCGCCGCCGGCACCGAGAGCATGAGCATGGTGCCCATGATGGGCAATTCGCCCTCGCTGTCGCCCACCATCTTCTCCAATCCGGAAGACCTCGACAGCTACGGCATCGCCTACGGCATGGGCCTGACGGCCGAGAAGGTGGCGCAGCAGTGGAAGGTCGGCCGGGACGCGCAGGACGAGTTCGCCTGGCGCTCGCACATGAAGGCCATCGCCGCAATGCAGGCCGGCGAGTTCAGCGACGAGATCACGCCGGTGGAGGTCGCCGACCGGTCGGTGGACCTCGAATCGGCCGAGGTCAGCGTCAAGACCCGCACCGTCAACCTCGACGAGGGCGCACGGCCCGACACCACCGTCGAAGGCCTGGCCAAGCTCAAGACGGTGTTCGCCGCGCGCGGCAGCGTCACCGCCGGCAACAGCTCGCAGACCTCCGACGGCGCCGGCGCGCTGATCCTGGTGAGCGAGGCCGCGCTCAAGCGCTACAACCTCACGCCGCTGGCGCGCTTCGTCAGCTACGCCAGCCGCGGCGTGCCGCCGCACATCATGGGCATCGGCCCGGTCGAAGCCATCCCGGCCGCGCTCAAGTCGGCCGGGCTCAAGCACCAGGACATTGACTGGATCGAGCTCAACGAGGCGTTCGCCGCGCAGTCGCTGGCCGTGATCAACACACTGGGCCTGGACGCCGGCAAGGTCAACCCCATGGGCGGCGCCATCGCCCTGGGCCATCCGCTGGGCGCCACCGGCGCCATCCGCTCGGCGACAGTGGTGCACGCCCTGCGGCGCAAGAACCTGAAGTACGGCATGGTGACCATGTGCGTGGGCATGGGGCAGGGCGCCGCCGGCATCTTCGAGCGCGTATGAACGCATGGCTTACCAGCCCTCCCAGCTGACCACCGCCGACGGCACGCGCCTGGCGGTGCGCACCTACGAGCCGACCGGCGCGCCGCGCGCCAGCATCGTCATCGGCGGCGCCATGGGCGTGCGCCAGGCGTTCTATGAACCCTTCGCTGTCTGGCTGGCCGGCCAGGGCTTCCGGGTCACCAGCTTCGACTACCGCGGCAGCGGCGATTCGCTGCCGCCAGGCCGCAGCCTGCGCGGCTTTTGCGCCGACCTGAGCGACTGGACGCGCGACTACGAGGCGGTGATCGCCAGCGCCAAGGCCGCACTGCCCCAGGCGCCGCTGTACTTGCTGGGCCACAGCCTGGGCGCGCAGCTGCCGGGCCTGTTCGAGCATCCGCACCAGGTGGACGGGCTGCTGAGCGTGGCCGCCGGCAGCGGCTACTGGCGCGACAACGCTCCGCGGCTGCGGCGCATGGTGCCGTACTTCTGGTGGGTGCTGGTGCCGCTGGCCACGCGCCTGTGCGGCTACTTTCCCGGTCGCAGGCTGCGCAAGGTGGGCGACCTGCCGGCCGGCGTGGTGATGCAGTGGCGCCGGTGGTGCCTGAACCCGCTGTACAGCCTGGGCGCCGAGGGAGAACCCGCCCGCCGGCGCTACCACCAGGTGCGCTTCCCGGTGCTGGCGCTGTCCATCAGCGACGACGAGCTGATGACCTGGCGCGGCACGCAGACCCTGGTGAGCCTGTACGCCAACGCGCCCCGGCAGGTGGAGCGCATCGAGCCGGCCCAGGTGCGGGCCCTGCGCATCGGCCACTTCGGCCTGTTCCGCGAGCAGTTCGCCGGCAGCCTCTGGCCCAAGATCGTGGAAGACCTGCAGCGCCTGCCGGGCCAAGATCGTGGAAGACCTGCAGCGCCTGCCGGGGCTGGGCGCCTGCGCCGCGTGATGGCCGAGCTCCACCCCTTCGACGCGGCCGTCGCGCTGCAGCCCCAGCCGGACGGCAGCTTTGCCGGCGCCACCCACCCGGCCTGGGCCAACATGGTGGGACCGTTCGGCGGCATCACCGCCGCGCAGGCGCTGTCGGCGGTGCTCCGGCACCCGCAGCGGCTGGGCGAGCCGGTGGCGATGACCGTGAACTTCGCGGCCGCGGTGGCCGACGGCCCGTTCACCGTGCTGGCGCGGCCGGCGCGCACCAACCGCTCCACCCAGCACTGGACGGTGGAGATCCAGCAGCAGGGCCAGGCGGTGCTGACCGGCACGGTGTTCACCGCGCTGCGCCGCGAGACCTGGGGCGATGCCAGGGAGACGCCCATGCCCGAGGTGCCGGCGCCCGAGGCGCTGCAGCCGCCGCCGGGCCGCGGCCGGGTCGAATGGATCCACCGCTACGAGCTGCGCTTCGCCGAGGGCGGCTACCCCACGGCCTGGGACGGCCGCGACAGCGGCGCCAGCCGCACCCGGCTGTGGATGCGCGACGCGCCGCCGCGGCCGCTGGACTTCGCCTCGCTGGCGGCGCTGTGCGACGTGTTCTTCCCGCGCATCTGGCTGCGCCGCGCCAGCTTCGTGCCGCTGGGCACGGTGACCCTGACCATCTACTTCCATGCCGACGCGGCGCTGCTGGCGGCCACCGGCACCGGCTGGCTGCTGGGCCAGGCGCGGGCCCAGGCGTTCCACAATGGCTACTTCGACCACAGCGCCCAGCTGTGGAACCAGGCCGGCCAGCTGCTGGCCACCACGCAGCAGGTCGTCTACTACAAGGAGTGACCATGCAGAAAGTTGCCCTGGTCGTGGGTGCCGGCGACGCCACCGGCGGCGCCATCGCCCGGCGCTTCGCGCGCGAGGGCTACACCGCCTGCGTCACCCGGCGCAGCGCCGACAAGCTGCAGCCGCTGGTCGAGCAGATCCGCGCGGCGGGCGGCCAGGCCCATGGCTTCGCCAGCGACGCCCGCCAGGAGGAAGAGGTGGTTCGGCTGGTCGAACGGATCGAGTCCACCCTCGGGCCCATCGAGGTGCTGGTGTTCAACATCGGCGCCAACGTGCCCTGCAGCATCCTGGACGAGACCGCGCGCAAGTACTTCAAGGTCTGGGAGATGGCCTGCCTGGGCGGTTTCCTGGCCGGGCGCGAGGCGGCGCGCCGCATGGTGCCGCGCGGCCGCGGCACCATCCTGTTCACCGGCGCCACGGCGTCGCTGCGCGGCGGCGCCAACTTCGCCGCCTTCGCCGGCGCCAAGCACGCGCTGCGCGCCCTGGCGCAGAGCATGGCGCGCGAGCTGGGCCCGCGCGGCATCCACGTGGCGCACGTGGTGGTGGACGGCGCCATCGACACCGCCTTCATCCGCGACAATTTCCCCGAGCGCTACGCCCTGAAGGACCAGGACGGCATCGTCAACCCCGAGCACATCGCCGACAGCTACTGGATGCTGCATTGCCAGCCGCGCGACGCCTGGACGCACGAGCTGGACCTGCGGCCCTGGATGGAGAAATTCTGATGAAGCAGGTCGATTTCTACTTCGACGTCGGCAGCCCGGCCGCCTACCTGGCGTGGACGCAGCTGCCTCGGCTGGCGGCCGAGACCGGCGCGGCGGTGCGCCACCAGCCCATGCTGCTGGGCGGCGTGTTCCAGGCCACCGGCAACCAGTCGCCCATGAACGTGCCGGCCAAGGGCCACTACATGCAGGCGGACCTGGAGCGCTTCGCGCGGCGCTACGGCGTGCCGTTCCGCCACAATCCGTTCTTTCCCATCAACACGCTGACGCTGATGCGCGGCGCCACCGGCGTGCAGCTGCGCGAGCCGGCGCGCCTGGCCGCCTACGTGGACGCGGTGTTCCGCGCCATCTGGGTCGAGGGACGCGACATGAACGATCCCGCCGTGGTCGGCCAGGCGCTGGCCGCCGCCGGCTTCCAGCCCGAGGTGCTGCTGGCCCTGACCCAGCAGCCCGAGGTCAAGGAGCGGCTCAAGACGGCCACCCAGGAGGCCGTGGCGCGCGGCGTCTTCGGCGCGCCCACCTTCTTCGTGGACGGCCAGATGTTCTGGGGCCAGGACCGCATCGATTTCGTCAAGGAGGCTTTGCTATGACCGACATCCTGGTGCACGCCGAAGCCGGCGTGATGACCCTTACCCTCAACCGCCTGGAACGCAAGAACTCCCTGACCGCCGCCATGTACGAGGCGCTGGCCGGCGCGGTGGCCTCGGCCGAGGCCGACCCCGCAGTGCGGGTGGTGGTCCTGCAAGGCCACGAGACCATCTTCTCCGCCGGCAACGACATCGGCGACTTCCTGCACAAGCCGCCGGCGGGGCTCGATTCGCCGGTGTTCCGCTTCCTGCGCGGCATCGCCACCTTCCCCAAACCGCTGCTGGCCGCCGTGTGCGGCCCGGCCGTGGGGGTGGGCACCACGATGCTGTTCCACTGCGACCTGGTCTATGCCGGCGACAACGCCGCCTTCTCCATGCCCTTCGTCAACCTGGGCCTGTGCCCGGAAGCGGCTTCCAGCCTGCTGGTGCCGCAGATGATGGGCTACCACCGCGCGGCCGAGGCGTTGCTGCTGGGCGAGCCCTTCATGGCCGAGGCGGCACTGGAGGTCGGCCTGGTCAACCGCGTGCTGCCGCCCACCGAGGCCAATGCCTATGCGCAGGCGCAGGCGCGCAAGCTGGCAGCCAAGCCGCTGTCCTCGCTGGTGGAAACCAAGCGGCTGATGAAGAAGGGCCAGCAGCCCCAGGTGCTGGCGCAGATGCAGGAGGAGGGCGCCAGCTTCGGCCGCATGCTCACCGAGCCGGCGGCCAAGGAGGCCTTCGGCGCCTTCCTGGACAAGCGCAAGCCGGACTTCTCCAGGCTCTGAGGTCTGTCTATCATTGCCGCTCCTGCTGCCTGAACGGTTCTGCCCATGGCCTACATGCTCCTGATCCACGAACCCGTCGGCCAGCGCGCCCTGCGCAGCGAAGCCGAGGGGCACGCGCTGTACGAGCGCATGCTGCGCTTTCGCGACGGCCTGCGCCAGCGCGGCCTGCTGGTGGTGGGCGAGTCGCTGGCTTCGCAGGACGCCCAGGCGGCGCAGGTGCGGGTGCAGGACGGCAAGGCGCGGGTGCTGGACGGCCCCTTCGCCGAGGCCAAGGAGATGGTGGGCGGCTTCTTCCTGCTGAACTGCGAAAGCCGCGAGCAGGCGCTGGCGGTGGCGGCCGAATGCCCGGCCGCCGCCTGGGCCACCGTCGAGGTGCGGGCGGTCGCACCCTGCTACCGCTAGCGCTTTCCGGGGCGCAGACCTAGGGTTTGTCCCAGGAGGCGGTTGTCGATCCGGGCCGGCCTGCCACGTCGTGCATCCAGACGGGCCTTCCGGCCCGCCAGCCCAGGAGCCGCGAATGCCCATGACCAGTCCCTGCCTGTGGTTCGACCGCCAGGCCCAGCAAGCCGCCGA is from Ramlibacter tataouinensis TTB310 and encodes:
- a CDS encoding endonuclease domain-containing protein; this encodes MTDSERKLWLRLRMEQLGAKFRRQHPLGNYVADFACLAPRLIVELDGSQHAEQVDYDRRREAFFREHGFQVLRFASDEPLRNIEGVLTVIVEQLREAADRPHPSPPPEGEGANTRSP
- a CDS encoding enoyl-CoA hydratase, which gives rise to MTDILVHAEAGVMTLTLNRLERKNSLTAAMYEALAGAVASAEADPAVRVVVLQGHETIFSAGNDIGDFLHKPPAGLDSPVFRFLRGIATFPKPLLAAVCGPAVGVGTTMLFHCDLVYAGDNAAFSMPFVNLGLCPEAASSLLVPQMMGYHRAAEALLLGEPFMAEAALEVGLVNRVLPPTEANAYAQAQARKLAAKPLSSLVETKRLMKKGQQPQVLAQMQEEGASFGRMLTEPAAKEAFGAFLDKRKPDFSRL
- a CDS encoding acyl-CoA thioesterase; protein product: MAELHPFDAAVALQPQPDGSFAGATHPAWANMVGPFGGITAAQALSAVLRHPQRLGEPVAMTVNFAAAVADGPFTVLARPARTNRSTQHWTVEIQQQGQAVLTGTVFTALRRETWGDARETPMPEVPAPEALQPPPGRGRVEWIHRYELRFAEGGYPTAWDGRDSGASRTRLWMRDAPPRPLDFASLAALCDVFFPRIWLRRASFVPLGTVTLTIYFHADAALLAATGTGWLLGQARAQAFHNGYFDHSAQLWNQAGQLLATTQQVVYYKE
- a CDS encoding YciI family protein → MAYMLLIHEPVGQRALRSEAEGHALYERMLRFRDGLRQRGLLVVGESLASQDAQAAQVRVQDGKARVLDGPFAEAKEMVGGFFLLNCESREQALAVAAECPAAAWATVEVRAVAPCYR
- a CDS encoding 2-hydroxychromene-2-carboxylate isomerase — encoded protein: MMKQVDFYFDVGSPAAYLAWTQLPRLAAETGAAVRHQPMLLGGVFQATGNQSPMNVPAKGHYMQADLERFARRYGVPFRHNPFFPINTLTLMRGATGVQLREPARLAAYVDAVFRAIWVEGRDMNDPAVVGQALAAAGFQPEVLLALTQQPEVKERLKTATQEAVARGVFGAPTFFVDGQMFWGQDRIDFVKEALL
- a CDS encoding acetyl-CoA C-acyltransferase translates to MKQIQDAYIVAATRTPIGRSHRGFFRNTRPDDLLATALRSALAQVPGLDPQAIEDVVCGCAIPEAQQGLNVARIGAVLAGLPKSVGGITVNRFCASGLSAVQMAADRIRVGEADVMIAAGTESMSMVPMMGNSPSLSPTIFSNPEDLDSYGIAYGMGLTAEKVAQQWKVGRDAQDEFAWRSHMKAIAAMQAGEFSDEITPVEVADRSVDLESAEVSVKTRTVNLDEGARPDTTVEGLAKLKTVFAARGSVTAGNSSQTSDGAGALILVSEAALKRYNLTPLARFVSYASRGVPPHIMGIGPVEAIPAALKSAGLKHQDIDWIELNEAFAAQSLAVINTLGLDAGKVNPMGGAIALGHPLGATGAIRSATVVHALRRKNLKYGMVTMCVGMGQGAAGIFERV
- a CDS encoding SDR family oxidoreductase; amino-acid sequence: MQKVALVVGAGDATGGAIARRFAREGYTACVTRRSADKLQPLVEQIRAAGGQAHGFASDARQEEEVVRLVERIESTLGPIEVLVFNIGANVPCSILDETARKYFKVWEMACLGGFLAGREAARRMVPRGRGTILFTGATASLRGGANFAAFAGAKHALRALAQSMARELGPRGIHVAHVVVDGAIDTAFIRDNFPERYALKDQDGIVNPEHIADSYWMLHCQPRDAWTHELDLRPWMEKF